Proteins found in one Vagococcus carniphilus genomic segment:
- a CDS encoding ABC transporter permease: MIALLKSERVKLKHQHLLTILLVGPLLSLFIGLINPMVKHMDEFNPWLVTLMFVNLPYALLFLPLATGILAGIICRYEHLAGGWKQLVALPVKRYQIYLSKFLMIVLLVLVMQLVYGVVIFMTGVINQFNEPFPFEQILSFILLGWLATFPMIALQLFASMHWRSFAVSFTMNIFFTIPSILAINSERFGPFYPWAQPFFMMYPSENSLGFSLISIQQMILVTGVSFLVFFLMGIISFHRKNI, from the coding sequence ATGATTGCTCTTTTAAAATCCGAACGCGTTAAATTAAAACATCAACATCTTTTAACCATTTTATTAGTTGGACCTCTGCTTAGTTTATTTATTGGTTTAATCAATCCTATGGTTAAACATATGGATGAGTTTAATCCTTGGTTAGTTACTCTTATGTTTGTTAACCTTCCTTATGCTCTTTTATTTTTACCCTTAGCAACAGGAATATTAGCTGGTATCATTTGTCGATACGAACACCTCGCTGGAGGTTGGAAACAATTGGTTGCCTTACCTGTTAAACGATATCAAATTTATTTAAGTAAGTTTCTAATGATTGTTTTATTGGTTCTTGTGATGCAACTTGTTTATGGTGTAGTTATTTTTATGACAGGAGTCATCAATCAATTTAATGAACCTTTTCCATTTGAACAAATTCTTAGCTTTATTCTACTTGGATGGTTAGCCACTTTTCCAATGATTGCTCTTCAATTATTTGCTAGTATGCATTGGCGTAGCTTTGCAGTTTCTTTTACAATGAATATCTTTTTTACCATCCCAAGTATTTTAGCCATCAATTCAGAAAGATTTGGTCCCTTCTATCCTTGGGCTCAACCCTTCTTTATGATGTACCCTAGTGAAAACAGCTTAGGTTTCTCTTTAATATCAATTCAACAAATGATTTTAGTTACTGGAGTAAGTTTCCTCGTCTTTTTCTTAATGGGAATTATCTCCTTCCATCGTAAAAATATTTAA
- a CDS encoding ABC transporter permease, with amino-acid sequence MGQLIKSEFQKIKRKGFWFLSFLGAFGVVSLQALNYGVRKDWLLQQNPDYWEYFLLNITSYIPIAIVLGTIILSTQISSIEEETNAWKMQVALPISKKSLYAAKFFVVLFFLIIACVLLTLFTLFLGLFLDFNQPIPVLAIIKQSFLPFLAVLPIASFQLWVAVIAKTQATPITIGVLNFLLTYSSQSLPDWAPWSWIRLPNPLINSLLGIGVGLIIFFIGQQDFYRKDVK; translated from the coding sequence ATGGGACAATTAATTAAATCTGAATTTCAAAAAATTAAAAGAAAAGGTTTTTGGTTTTTATCTTTCTTGGGAGCTTTTGGTGTTGTTAGTTTACAAGCTCTCAATTACGGTGTTAGAAAAGATTGGTTACTCCAACAAAATCCTGATTATTGGGAGTATTTTTTATTAAATATAACAAGCTACATTCCTATTGCCATTGTATTGGGAACGATTATATTGAGTACTCAAATTTCAAGTATTGAGGAAGAAACAAATGCTTGGAAAATGCAAGTTGCCTTGCCTATTTCTAAGAAAAGCCTTTATGCTGCCAAGTTTTTTGTTGTTCTTTTCTTTTTAATCATAGCTTGCGTACTGCTTACCTTATTTACTTTATTTCTTGGCTTGTTTCTTGATTTTAATCAACCCATTCCAGTTTTAGCTATTATTAAACAAAGCTTTTTACCTTTTTTAGCCGTATTACCTATTGCTAGTTTTCAGCTTTGGGTAGCTGTAATTGCTAAAACACAAGCAACGCCAATTACTATAGGTGTCTTAAACTTTTTGTTAACTTACTCTTCACAATCATTACCAGACTGGGCCCCTTGGAGCTGGATAAGATTACCCAATCCACTTATAAACTCTTTGTTAGGTATTGGGGTAGGTCTAATAATCTTTTTTATCGGTCAACAAGATTTTTACAGAAAGGATGTTAAATAA
- a CDS encoding ABC transporter ATP-binding protein, with translation MKTIVQTKNLSKSFKTYQAVNQLNLEIKEGEIYGFLGPNGAGKSTTIRMILGLMKPSSGSVFVFNKDLAKERIDILKEVGALVENPSYYPHLTARENLEVIRTILKVPVSRIDDVLETVKLSHVANKKVKEFSLGMKQRLGIAQAILHQPKLLILDEPTNGLDPEGIIEMRLLLKELAKNGTTIIVSSHLLSEIEHIATTVAIINKGNLLYQGKMTELKEIFQPKIRLRLNNPSLALTIIEGEIINDDLIIEQQTDESMAILVKQLIEMSIKIYRIEDMEQSLEDTFLSMIERDTNGTIN, from the coding sequence ATGAAAACAATCGTTCAAACAAAAAATTTATCGAAATCATTTAAAACGTATCAAGCAGTTAACCAATTAAATTTAGAAATAAAGGAAGGCGAAATATACGGTTTTCTTGGTCCAAATGGTGCTGGAAAATCAACAACGATTCGCATGATTCTAGGATTAATGAAGCCTTCTTCAGGTTCTGTCTTTGTTTTTAATAAAGACTTAGCTAAGGAGAGAATTGATATTTTAAAAGAAGTAGGAGCGCTAGTCGAAAATCCCTCCTACTATCCACATTTAACTGCAAGAGAAAATTTAGAAGTCATTCGAACTATTTTGAAGGTACCCGTATCTAGAATTGATGATGTTTTAGAAACAGTTAAATTATCACATGTCGCAAATAAAAAAGTGAAAGAATTTTCTCTTGGAATGAAGCAACGATTAGGGATTGCTCAAGCTATTTTACATCAACCTAAATTATTAATTCTTGATGAACCAACTAACGGTTTAGATCCTGAAGGGATTATTGAGATGCGCCTTTTATTAAAAGAGTTGGCTAAAAACGGGACAACTATCATTGTATCAAGTCATCTATTATCTGAAATCGAGCACATTGCGACAACTGTTGCTATCATCAATAAAGGAAATCTGCTGTATCAAGGGAAGATGACTGAACTAAAAGAAATATTCCAACCAAAAATTCGACTTCGATTAAACAACCCAAGTCTAGCTCTAACCATTATTGAGGGAGAAATAATTAATGACGACTTGATAATTGAGCAACAAACAGATGAAAGTATGGCAATACTAGTTAAACAATTGATTGAAATGTCTATTAAGATTTACCGAATTGAAGACATGGAGCAGTCTTTAGAAGACACATTTCTATCAATGATTGAGAGGGATACCAATGGGACAATTAATTAA
- the rbsR gene encoding ribose utilization transcriptional repressor RbsR, with amino-acid sequence MAEKKVTIKDVAKASGVSIATVSQIVNGNSKNFSPKTVEKVLKIKDELNYVPDYFARRMVMKKSKTIGVLVPDISNPFFSTLVRGIEDVLYKENFITMLCNANGDNKKESLVLEELSRRGVDGFIIASSAISDKDIQQLLVNKNHPFIILDQKSSDENSDSIQTDDFSGGKLAALHLKLLGHKKVAVVIPENATTNIARRLEGFKEVMDENISIIYSSLSKEGGRKAAKKIVETDVTGIFAINDEIAFGLYLGLKDFDKSIPDDYSVVGYDNVDMCKYVTPPLTTIAQPIYELGQQTAEMLLERIEHPKQEQVIKKLPVNLINRFSTRQI; translated from the coding sequence ATGGCAGAGAAAAAAGTAACTATCAAAGATGTTGCAAAAGCATCTGGTGTATCAATTGCAACAGTCTCCCAAATTGTTAATGGTAATAGTAAAAACTTTAGTCCAAAAACAGTGGAAAAAGTTTTAAAAATAAAAGATGAATTAAATTATGTTCCTGATTATTTTGCTAGAAGAATGGTCATGAAAAAGAGCAAAACAATTGGAGTTCTAGTACCCGATATTTCAAATCCTTTTTTTTCAACTCTTGTACGGGGAATTGAAGACGTTCTTTATAAAGAAAATTTCATTACAATGCTTTGTAATGCAAATGGGGATAATAAAAAGGAAAGCCTTGTTTTAGAAGAGCTTAGTAGAAGAGGGGTAGATGGTTTTATTATTGCAAGTTCTGCAATTTCAGATAAAGACATCCAACAATTGCTAGTTAATAAAAACCACCCATTTATCATATTGGATCAAAAATCTTCCGACGAAAATAGTGATAGTATCCAAACAGATGACTTTTCAGGAGGAAAGCTAGCTGCACTCCATCTAAAACTTCTGGGGCATAAAAAAGTAGCAGTTGTTATCCCAGAGAATGCGACAACTAACATAGCAAGAAGATTAGAAGGATTTAAAGAGGTTATGGATGAAAATATATCTATAATCTATTCTTCATTATCAAAAGAAGGCGGAAGAAAAGCCGCAAAAAAAATTGTTGAAACTGATGTAACTGGTATTTTTGCCATCAATGATGAGATTGCTTTTGGTCTTTATTTAGGCTTAAAAGATTTTGATAAAAGTATTCCTGATGATTATAGCGTTGTTGGTTATGATAATGTTGATATGTGCAAGTATGTCACACCGCCATTAACAACGATTGCTCAACCAATTTATGAGTTAGGACAACAAACAGCAGAGATGTTACTTGAAAGAATTGAGCATCCAAAACAAGAACAAGTAATCAAAAAATTACCAGTTAATTTGATTAATCGATTTTCAACAAGACAAATTTAG
- a CDS encoding AAA family ATPase, protein MTEEKNKIPQLIDEVSKAILGKRDIIQLTLTAILAGGHILFEDVPGVGKTLLVKTIASAIQSDYKRVQFTPDLLPSDILGVSMFNQKENKFEFHKGPIFTTLLLVDEINRTTPKTQVALLEAMAEKSVTIDNQTYSLSDDFTVLATQNPVEFEGTYLLPEAQLDRFLLRLKIGYPSFEDELKLILGGNREEIPIEPIMSLEEIAVLKNQVSQIFIHEKVANYALKLVQATREHESILLGVSPRGSEALIKAAKAYALTEGREHVVPSDLQLLVPAVFGHRLQLKYHGKSREAELEKILNQIIKHVPVPIGR, encoded by the coding sequence ATGACTGAAGAAAAAAACAAGATTCCCCAACTAATAGATGAAGTGTCAAAAGCAATTTTAGGAAAAAGAGACATCATACAATTAACGTTAACAGCTATTTTAGCTGGCGGACACATTCTATTTGAAGATGTCCCAGGCGTCGGAAAAACTCTTTTGGTTAAAACAATTGCTAGTGCTATTCAAAGTGATTATAAACGAGTTCAGTTTACACCAGACTTATTACCCAGTGATATTTTAGGTGTTTCTATGTTTAACCAGAAAGAAAATAAATTTGAATTTCATAAGGGGCCTATATTTACTACCCTTTTATTAGTAGATGAAATTAATCGAACAACACCGAAAACTCAAGTAGCATTATTAGAAGCAATGGCAGAAAAAAGTGTGACGATAGATAATCAAACTTATTCATTATCAGATGATTTTACAGTTCTTGCGACTCAAAATCCTGTTGAATTTGAAGGAACTTACCTACTTCCAGAAGCTCAATTAGACCGATTTTTATTACGTTTAAAAATAGGCTATCCTAGTTTTGAGGATGAATTGAAATTAATATTAGGTGGTAATAGAGAAGAAATACCAATTGAACCAATCATGTCACTAGAAGAAATAGCTGTTTTAAAGAACCAAGTCAGTCAAATTTTTATTCATGAAAAAGTAGCAAATTACGCATTGAAGTTAGTTCAAGCAACAAGAGAGCATGAGAGTATTTTACTGGGCGTAAGCCCAAGAGGAAGTGAAGCGCTTATCAAAGCCGCTAAAGCCTATGCTTTAACTGAAGGTAGAGAGCACGTTGTCCCTAGTGACCTTCAACTCTTGGTTCCAGCTGTTTTTGGTCATCGTTTACAATTAAAATACCACGGTAAATCAAGAGAAGCTGAACTCGAAAAAATATTAAATCAAATTATCAAACATGTCCCAGTACCAATTGGGAGGTAA
- a CDS encoding response regulator transcription factor gives MKILYIEDEKEINEWLRAELTKAHYEVYAFKSYHEFKEHHSEEITFDLAILDVMLPGLDGFSIARRLKKEQTNLPIIMLTARSQLEDKLEGLSIADDYITKPFQVEEILARMQVLLRRFEKDEEVISVKHLEINLKNKTIINTNNTQEILLTQKQYALLNYFIVHGNQILTKEQLYEAVWNEDYIDGDKTLMVHIRYLREKIEEDPSHPEIVETNRGIGYRVRL, from the coding sequence ATGAAAATACTTTACATAGAAGATGAAAAAGAAATTAATGAGTGGTTAAGAGCGGAATTAACAAAAGCTCATTATGAAGTCTATGCTTTTAAATCTTATCATGAATTTAAAGAGCATCATTCTGAAGAGATAACATTTGATTTGGCTATTTTAGATGTCATGTTACCAGGACTAGATGGGTTCTCAATTGCACGAAGATTGAAGAAAGAGCAAACCAATTTACCAATTATTATGCTAACAGCTCGTTCTCAACTAGAAGATAAGTTGGAAGGATTAAGTATAGCAGATGACTATATCACCAAGCCTTTTCAAGTAGAAGAAATATTAGCTCGAATGCAAGTATTATTACGACGTTTTGAAAAAGATGAAGAAGTCATTTCTGTTAAACATTTAGAAATTAATCTAAAAAATAAAACCATCATCAACACAAATAATACTCAAGAAATTTTATTAACACAAAAACAGTATGCCTTACTAAATTATTTTATTGTTCATGGTAATCAGATTCTAACAAAGGAACAATTATATGAAGCTGTTTGGAATGAAGATTATATAGATGGGGATAAAACGCTAATGGTTCATATTCGTTATTTGAGAGAAAAAATAGAAGAAGATCCTTCACACCCAGAAATTGTTGAAACAAATAGGGGGATTGGGTATAGGGTTCGTCTATGA
- a CDS encoding PepSY domain-containing protein has protein sequence MKKTLLAGITFVLLGVMVGCGNKTVQQPASESKNKTTNVSTTDSQVSEKTKVEKVKTIDVSDAIKIYQEKHPKTDITSVELESERSGLVYKIEGVDDETEYDLTINASSKEILRDKSEKLDKEDRAGVKRKQDKLDLKDIISIDEATIIAEKETGFGTAQEWSLDKDLSTTYWEVKGVEGRKEAQIKIDAKSGKVLEFELDD, from the coding sequence ATGAAAAAAACTTTATTGGCAGGTATTACTTTCGTGTTACTAGGTGTTATGGTAGGGTGTGGCAATAAAACGGTACAGCAACCAGCAAGTGAATCTAAAAATAAGACAACAAATGTATCAACAACAGACTCTCAAGTAAGTGAAAAAACAAAAGTTGAAAAAGTTAAAACAATCGATGTGTCAGATGCTATTAAAATCTATCAAGAAAAACATCCTAAAACAGATATTACTTCAGTAGAACTTGAATCAGAACGTAGCGGATTAGTTTATAAGATTGAGGGAGTTGATGATGAAACTGAGTATGATTTAACTATCAACGCTTCGTCAAAAGAAATTCTTCGTGACAAATCAGAAAAACTGGATAAAGAAGATAGAGCTGGTGTCAAAAGAAAACAAGATAAATTAGACTTAAAAGATATTATTTCGATTGATGAAGCTACAATAATTGCTGAAAAAGAAACAGGTTTTGGTACTGCACAGGAATGGAGTTTAGATAAAGATTTAAGCACAACTTATTGGGAAGTTAAAGGAGTAGAAGGACGTAAGGAAGCCCAAATTAAAATAGATGCTAAAAGTGGTAAAGTATTGGAGTTTGAATTAGATGACTAA
- a CDS encoding transglutaminase-like domain-containing protein, with protein sequence MMSRKTTFLFLLISILLFITSFTPMLWVFEIPFISFLPFIVFVLCLVGCFVPSGLSRTLFYLFISFLGVSLPNLLVNKISITSFILTEYQGIKDLIINNSQEYSSNLSFFLLLLFLVSLIEIQMVNKQVLLVGFIIVFYLLLLNIFNDLSIVPNILLVIGLTLVTRNLLLMKSNKLFLISSVFIIGVSFMSVLLPTQKIQASILSFSAPYRSKIENKGLYAYINSRKYKEASSTGFDEDDSELGGALYDDETEQFKVVQKNPHYWRIGSKDTYTGKGWIASKDSQSQNSDFTDQLLIEKKNLVDETKEVIDMTFYYSKKYIPITYGDLIVKGTDNTSYFSQNLATDRIDSKESNYKNQVEMTIQELAISDEQLKSSSNKSPKSEIDYLQLPNNFPKRIEKLTKQVTKDKTDTISKVRAVEAYLKNNSELSYSKQEVSYPEEDQDYVDHFLFDSKVGYCNNYSTAMVTMLRTIKIPSRWVKGFNTGSVITKENDRDVYIIRNKDAHSWVEVYFEGFGWLSFEPTPTFNQPQNGNKKENKVKKETVDSKELKTKETNQSEKDDSKKIEKENEISKEKETTKNKKQLNYFLLILILILLCTLLLVVINNWFYVYTSVLLTRKNPPFEKIYHLILTEAQKKYPREKSMPLKEYAQIFENEYDEYKGAFIELTDEFEVQLYSNYDNAMILNKEKLFIVITQLKK encoded by the coding sequence ATGATGTCTAGAAAAACTACTTTTTTATTTTTACTTATTTCTATTTTGTTATTCATTACTTCTTTTACGCCTATGCTATGGGTGTTTGAAATTCCTTTTATTTCATTTTTACCATTTATCGTTTTTGTTCTATGTTTAGTGGGTTGCTTTGTTCCAAGTGGTCTGTCTAGAACACTATTTTATTTATTCATTTCTTTTTTAGGTGTTTCTCTTCCAAATTTATTAGTTAATAAGATTTCAATAACCTCTTTTATTTTGACAGAATATCAGGGAATAAAAGATCTTATTATAAATAATTCACAGGAGTATTCTTCTAATTTATCTTTTTTCTTATTACTTCTTTTTTTAGTTAGTCTAATTGAGATTCAGATGGTCAATAAACAGGTATTACTTGTTGGATTTATTATTGTTTTTTATTTGTTACTGTTAAATATTTTTAATGACTTATCCATTGTTCCCAATATTTTATTAGTTATTGGATTAACTTTAGTGACAAGAAATTTATTGTTGATGAAAAGTAATAAATTATTTCTTATTTCGTCTGTATTTATCATAGGGGTAAGCTTTATGTCAGTCCTTTTACCAACACAAAAGATTCAAGCAAGTATCCTTAGTTTTAGTGCACCATACCGCTCCAAAATAGAAAATAAGGGTCTGTATGCTTACATCAATAGTCGAAAGTATAAAGAAGCAAGTAGCACGGGCTTTGATGAAGATGACAGCGAGCTAGGTGGAGCTTTATATGATGATGAAACAGAGCAGTTTAAAGTCGTTCAAAAAAATCCACATTATTGGAGAATTGGTAGTAAGGATACATATACTGGTAAGGGCTGGATTGCTTCTAAAGATAGCCAATCCCAAAATAGTGATTTTACGGACCAGTTACTAATAGAAAAGAAAAATTTGGTAGATGAAACAAAAGAAGTAATCGACATGACTTTTTACTATTCGAAAAAATATATACCAATTACGTATGGTGATTTAATTGTAAAAGGAACTGATAATACCAGTTATTTTTCACAAAATTTGGCAACAGACCGTATTGATTCAAAAGAAAGTAATTATAAAAACCAAGTAGAAATGACCATACAAGAATTAGCTATTTCTGATGAACAACTAAAATCTAGTTCTAATAAGTCGCCAAAGAGCGAAATAGATTATTTACAATTACCTAATAATTTTCCAAAAAGAATAGAAAAGTTAACAAAGCAAGTAACCAAAGATAAAACTGATACTATTTCTAAAGTAAGAGCAGTTGAAGCGTATCTAAAGAATAATTCTGAATTGTCATATTCTAAACAAGAAGTATCCTATCCAGAGGAAGATCAAGACTATGTAGATCATTTTCTTTTTGATTCAAAAGTAGGTTATTGTAATAATTATTCTACTGCGATGGTGACGATGCTTAGAACAATAAAAATTCCTTCTAGGTGGGTAAAAGGATTTAACACGGGGAGTGTTATCACGAAAGAAAATGATAGAGATGTGTATATCATTCGAAATAAGGATGCTCATTCGTGGGTGGAGGTTTATTTTGAAGGATTTGGTTGGCTTTCATTTGAACCAACACCAACATTTAATCAACCACAAAATGGAAATAAAAAAGAGAATAAAGTAAAAAAGGAGACAGTTGATTCAAAAGAATTAAAAACAAAAGAAACAAATCAATCTGAAAAAGATGACTCTAAAAAAATAGAGAAGGAAAATGAAATATCTAAAGAAAAAGAAACTACCAAAAATAAAAAACAACTAAACTATTTTTTATTAATATTAATTTTGATTTTACTTTGTACACTCTTGCTTGTCGTTATTAACAATTGGTTTTATGTCTATACTTCAGTTTTATTAACTAGAAAGAATCCTCCGTTTGAAAAAATATACCACTTAATTCTTACTGAGGCACAAAAGAAATATCCTCGAGAAAAATCAATGCCTTTAAAAGAATATGCTCAAATTTTTGAAAATGAGTATGATGAATATAAAGGAGCGTTTATCGAATTGACAGATGAATTTGAAGTTCAATTATATAGTAACTATGATAATGCCATGATATTGAATAAAGAAAAATTATTCATTGTGATAACACAATTAAAGAAGTAA
- a CDS encoding HAMP domain-containing sensor histidine kinase — translation MKKIANSLFFRFIVLIVIALGFLQTVMILYLFSANFEKMKNNQLNLTQIEEKWTKDVKEAAPDSIDKIVEKWHSQFERSQYFYVDGQGKLQKEWYIQIDESLPKIWDTMNTTRFIQEHYDAELYTVIRFVGDNEENGFLVLQIPRDVVTPTKVDNSFIYIGGIFLILYLIISFIFFFKIIKRLVRLEKAMTVRENGLPVHTKVAKKDEIGKVEVAFNQMIDELEEAKEKQEEEEQLRKELIANLSHDLKTPLTKIRAASRDIPKENQYLIDQNIDKMSELIDNLMSYTLLTADKVTFELEENRIDRLVNHSIALWYPVFEERDFEVEVELEQTTWVVDDNQFSRVLDNVFQNVLRHADSGKYLGIFLKDNCLVIQDKGPGIEAHSENKGAGIGLNVIDLMTKKMSLSFKIESNQLGTKIMLKEKN, via the coding sequence ATGAAGAAAATAGCTAACTCTTTATTCTTTCGTTTTATTGTACTGATAGTGATAGCTCTAGGTTTTTTACAAACAGTTATGATACTCTATTTGTTTAGTGCTAATTTTGAAAAAATGAAGAACAATCAATTAAATCTAACTCAAATCGAAGAGAAATGGACAAAAGATGTTAAAGAAGCTGCTCCTGATTCAATTGATAAAATAGTTGAAAAATGGCATTCCCAATTTGAAAGGTCCCAATATTTTTATGTAGATGGACAAGGAAAACTTCAAAAAGAATGGTATATCCAAATAGATGAATCTTTACCTAAAATATGGGATACGATGAACACAACTAGGTTTATCCAAGAACATTATGATGCTGAACTTTATACGGTTATCCGTTTTGTTGGTGACAATGAAGAAAATGGCTTTTTAGTTTTACAAATACCAAGAGATGTAGTGACACCAACTAAAGTAGATAATAGTTTTATCTACATTGGTGGAATCTTTTTAATACTTTATTTAATCATTTCTTTTATCTTTTTCTTTAAAATAATCAAACGGCTTGTTAGACTTGAAAAAGCCATGACAGTTCGTGAAAATGGACTTCCAGTTCATACGAAAGTCGCTAAAAAAGATGAAATTGGTAAAGTAGAAGTAGCTTTTAATCAAATGATTGATGAATTAGAAGAAGCAAAAGAAAAACAAGAAGAAGAAGAGCAGTTAAGAAAAGAACTGATTGCTAATCTATCACATGATTTAAAAACACCTTTAACTAAAATTAGAGCAGCTAGTCGAGATATACCTAAAGAAAATCAATACTTAATTGACCAAAATATCGATAAGATGAGTGAATTAATTGATAATTTGATGTCATACACGTTACTAACAGCAGATAAAGTGACATTTGAATTGGAAGAAAATCGAATTGATCGTTTAGTGAACCATTCCATAGCTTTATGGTATCCAGTGTTTGAAGAAAGAGATTTTGAAGTAGAAGTAGAATTAGAGCAAACAACTTGGGTAGTAGATGATAATCAGTTTTCTAGAGTGTTAGATAATGTGTTTCAAAATGTCTTAAGACATGCTGATAGTGGCAAATATCTTGGTATCTTTTTAAAAGATAATTGCTTAGTTATTCAAGATAAAGGACCAGGCATTGAAGCTCATTCTGAAAATAAAGGAGCAGGAATCGGTCTGAATGTGATTGATTTGATGACGAAAAAAATGTCTCTGTCCTTTAAAATAGAAAGTAATCAATTGGGAACAAAAATCATGTTAAAAGAAAAAAATTAA
- a CDS encoding DUF58 domain-containing protein, whose protein sequence is MNKLNSFLFLVIYSLLCLYAVTFNNKLGWILLTFFTLFFLISLISMISPISKIYVKDLDERILEIGEKSHLKIEIESKGKIKVFYPVLVLENAVVSFQKILPLFFKKREDFVIELIPNRRGAYKTLEMTIRSSDLFGLLYKEKKQLIKANLFVLPHFLPEVMNLLPLIKLKEEKWRFGESTFDLEKLRTYQKGDSVKQIDWKISSKKQTLIVKEYEQVKSVRPLLIFYGVRSFYYEQTLAVFYSLYQIIDDVDFLLIESETKYWFNPSIYQFCEIERSDDPGEFPELEAENLIIFTPERTKRFEKQLDQLDKRKKIQVVDFTSLKEEVFLNDV, encoded by the coding sequence ATGAATAAACTAAATAGTTTTTTATTTTTAGTGATTTACTCACTTCTTTGTTTATACGCGGTAACCTTTAATAATAAATTAGGATGGATTTTATTAACTTTTTTTACTTTATTTTTTCTTATTAGTCTCATTTCAATGATTTCTCCTATTAGTAAAATTTATGTTAAAGATTTAGATGAAAGGATTCTTGAAATTGGAGAAAAAAGTCATTTGAAAATTGAAATAGAAAGTAAGGGTAAGATAAAAGTTTTTTATCCTGTTTTAGTTCTTGAAAATGCTGTTGTATCTTTTCAAAAAATACTCCCTCTTTTTTTTAAGAAAAGAGAAGATTTTGTTATTGAATTAATTCCGAATAGAAGAGGTGCTTACAAAACACTTGAAATGACAATAAGATCAAGTGATTTATTTGGCTTGCTATATAAAGAAAAAAAACAATTAATAAAAGCAAATCTCTTTGTTTTACCTCATTTTTTGCCAGAAGTAATGAATCTTTTACCTTTAATTAAGTTAAAAGAAGAAAAATGGAGATTTGGAGAATCTACATTTGATTTAGAAAAATTAAGAACCTATCAAAAAGGTGATTCTGTTAAGCAAATTGATTGGAAAATTTCTAGTAAGAAGCAAACTTTGATTGTTAAGGAGTATGAACAAGTTAAATCAGTTAGGCCTTTGCTAATTTTTTATGGTGTTAGAAGTTTTTATTACGAACAAACATTAGCTGTTTTTTATTCTCTTTACCAAATCATAGACGATGTTGATTTTTTATTAATTGAAAGTGAAACAAAGTACTGGTTTAATCCTAGTATTTATCAATTTTGTGAAATAGAAAGAAGCGATGATCCAGGGGAATTTCCAGAACTAGAAGCAGAGAATCTCATTATTTTTACACCAGAAAGAACTAAACGTTTTGAAAAACAGTTAGATCAATTGGATAAGCGTAAAAAGATTCAAGTAGTAGATTTTACTAGTTTAAAAGAGGAGGTTTTTTTAAATGATGTCTAG